The genomic stretch TCGGTGTCCGCCAATGGTCGGCTGCACCCATGCAGGGCGCATCCAACAGCAACATTGTATCAGTCACAAGGCAAGGCGCACTTACTGTCATGACTTTATCTCTCTTGCTGGGACGAGTGTCCTCGTCGCTCCGATGTCTCTTCCCCAGTTTGCCGGCTGTTGCGAAGCCTGTAAGCTGTCAAGTGTGGCGGTTGCGGGCGCCTCGTGTATCGCGGGGTAGTCTTGATGATGCAGTCGTGAAGTGTAGACAAACAAGGTCAACTGGATTGTCTACTGTGGTTGAGTTGATATGTGAAGGGTGTAAATGGAGAGTCTAGAGAAGCAGGCAGCGCGGGTATTACGTGAGTACTTGTCACAGGGAAGGTGCTGGAGCTCCACACTAGCGCGCCATCCCACTTTATTCTTGGCACTCGCGATCGTCATCGCCTTTCTAAGCAACTCGCGAGTACACTTGATCAGTCAAGGTGCTTCGCTATTTTTCTAGTATGCTCCGACCTGGTTGGTGTTGTTTTCCAACTATCAATAATGAGCAAATGGATAACTCCACGGCGTCGTTTCCATTCTACTGTCATTTCACAGAATACACATGCCTATGTTAGTACTCTACAGTTTTCTGTAAAAATCGAACAATCAATGTGGCACAATTGGTTCATCATGGTGTAAAAATCATCATCGTTGTATTCACAGCCCTCACGGCTTTCTCCAACATCCATGTACATGATCCCGTATCTCGTGTTTTTTGCATACCGTTCAATGCTTCATTCTCATTAATCCATAATCACCGCCACTCGTAGTAACACATTCAGTCGCTCGTTCGTTGACGCTGGAAGAAAATACCGTAAAACGCCGTCTGGGCCAAGTTGCAGCCAGAACATTAATCAGCAGAAAGAAGAAAACCACCCCTTAGGGTACTCGCGGAAACTCGACACGCAAAGAAGCGAAAAAGTTGTACAAGAGAAAGACGTCCACAACGCTGAGCCGATCATCGTCTTGACGAGTGGTGTGTTCGGCGAGTGTGGCGATCCGAAGAGCTTGCGCTGCCTAGGTGGTTGTTAGCATTATGCTGATAATTCGGGCCGACGGGATTACTTACTTGTGCTTGTGTAGTCGCTGTACATGTACGACGTTCCACTGACAGTGGTGCTCTTGTCTTCGGCCTTTGCATCGTGTCTCCTCTTCAAGCCCAGCGCAAGAGCCAATCCACCCAGACCGGCCGCAAGACCAAGGCCCTTCTTCGCACCACCGTGCTTTTCAGAGCCGGCGCGCGATGGACGGGCAGGTCGGGCAGCGCCGTACCAGCGGCCAccaccagcagcagcgctACCACCGCTGTGGTGGTGCTCCTCAATGTATGTCTCCTCGTGAGTGTGCTTGCGCTTCTTGCCAATGCCGAAGATGGCGAGCAGGGTGTCGAAGAGGGCGCGTGCGCAGCAGAAGAGGCAGAGGAGCAGAAGGAGCAATATGCCGAGAATGACACCAATGACGATACCGGCAATTGCGCCTCCGCTGAGGCCATTGTTGCTTTCCTGAGTTGGGACCAGGCTGCCGGAAGCGCCCGTAGGAATTGGCGTCTGGAAGGGTACTGTGACAGTCGGGGTGCCGGTGTATGTGACTACAACGATTCCTGAGCTGGTAGGTCGAAGAGGAGCAGAGGGGGCCAACGTACCGGTAGGCACAATGCCTCCTGAGCTCCCACCAGCGATCAAGGCACACTGGCCGGCAGTGAGGCAGTAGTAGCCCGAATCGCAACAGGTGGAGCCACAGGGATTTTGTGAGTCTTTGCATGTCTGTGTCGCAGTCGCGGGGACATAGGTGCTGAAGACGGATGTCTTGGTCAACAGGCCGACCGTCTCAACGTAAGTCGTCGTGTGGTATTGCCAGTATCCTCCTGCGCCAGCAGCTGGGGTTGCAGCACCACCGCACTGCGCCTGGTTGCTGGCATCAGTGTAGCATGTTGTGCCTGTAGGGCAGCAGAGCCAGCCCTCAAAACCACAGGGATTGGCGCACTTTTCTTGTCTCCCAATTAATTGCGACGAGTTGTGAAAACCCAAAAGTTCTTCTTGATGGACTGGGTACCGGTATGGCTTCGCAAAGGTAGAGGGAAGATATGCGAAAGCGACAAGGCCGAGGGCGGCGGGCGGCGCATGGAAAAGACGCATGATTGTGAGCGAAAGATGCAAACAGGCGCAGAAACGACTGCGATTGGAATGTATCTGTTTGCAGAAAGCGGAAAGACGCGACACTCTGTCGTCGGAAGCGGTGAATGGGTGGGTAGCTGCGGGGTCGATCTGTTGGCTAGCGTGCAGCTCCGGGGAATGCGATGACTGGCCGGCGCGTGTACGACGTGAACGGTCCGCAATAAAAGTAAAACAAAAAGTCAGTATCGATCAAGTACAGAATGCGTGGGAAATGGGTGGGAAGATGGGAGCAAGCGTGCAAGACGAGGGCTGGTAGAAAAGGGTACACTTAGAATATGCGTGAGGTTGGGGGACTACGCAAGCCGGTGGTTGGGTACGAGGTGGGTGGTTGGGGAAGCCGCTCCAACACCGGTATGCACTTGCGCCAATTGTCGGGAAACCTGTCACTATCCTTGTAGACGTTGTCGTGTTCCTGGCCGTGATTTATTTTTACTCTGGGGTGTGGTCTAGAAAGCCTAGAAAGATGCAGTTGGTGGTGTGCTGTCAGGCGCTTCTATGCCACGTTCGTTTACTTTTGATACTTGACTACAAGCCCGCCCGTTCACCGAGCAACCACGGCGCGGGCATCATCCTCTTCAGTCTACGCACGTTCGCCAGCACCATCCGTCATGCAATTTCCACCGCCACGCTGGCCGGAGCCCACTCGCACATGCGGTGTATGGTAGTTGTGATTTTGTAATTGCCGGTACAGTTCATGCGCCTACACCGTAGAATCGACGGCCGTAGTCGTTCATTCCTCCGCGTCACCCCACCACGCGTCGCGAACTCTATGCACGAGAGCTGCTAACTTTGTCTTTCTATTTGTCTACTCTCTCTTCGCCATGTGCGAATCGCAGTCGACATCTTCTCCAGCATGTCGCACAGCCCCGTCACATACGCGCAAGTACCTCAGCACTATCCAACCTATACTCCCGCACCAGCATCTCGCTTGCCCTCTGCGCAATTACATACGCCGTGGCCTGGGTATGATTGTTTGTTGTAACCGGCGCAACGCTCATGTCCACTACTCTTAGCCCCTCCACCCCTCTCACCCTAAAACCCTTGTCTACCACCGCGCCCTCATCCCCGTCTTTGCCCATCCTACACGTTCCCCCGGCATGCCACACCGTTGACGCATTTTCCCTCGCAAAAGCATCTACATCGGCATCATCCATGCTGTTTGGACCCAGGATGGTGCGCACAACGTGCGGTGCGATAACCCGTGATGACGTCAATTTCGTCCAAGTCTCTCGTATAGCTTCGCGGAAGATGCGCTTGTCGTAGGGGTGCGTGAGGTAGTTTAGCTTGATGACAGGCTTATCTTCTGCCTTGGCCGAGCGTAGCGTAATGGAGCCAGTTGATTGCGGGTTCATGAGGAAAGCGATGAATGTCAAGTACGTGTTTCCCGACTCGAGTTGTGTGCCTGGTGGCCAGAGCGTGCTGTTCGCAATGAACTCGAACGTTGGCACCTTGTCTTTCGTCAGATATTCTTGCACGTCTTTTGGCAAATTTTCGAACTCTTTCAACTTCTCCAGCCCAGGTAACTTGACAAACCCACCCCACAGACCCGAATTTTGGAGCGCAAAAGCTCCCGTCTGGTCCTTTTCCCATGCAGCCTCTGCTTCGGCCATGAGCTTTTCGTTGGATTCAAAGGCGTATCTGTCATTAATTGAGCCGCCAACCTCGACTGACATGAAAGTCAGGACGTGGTCGTGGAGTCCTTTGCCTACGCCTGGCAGATTCACTTTGACATCGATACCGAGAGGACTAAGTTCATCGGCAGGGCCGATGCCGTTTAGCAAGAGGAGCTTTGGTGTGTCAATTGCGCCACCGCAGATGATGACTTCTTTCTTCGCAGTCGCTGCCAAAAGTTAGCATTCTATCATCTAAACATGTTCCAGATCAACCTACCGTTCCGGCCATCCTCCGTGACGATCCCGACAACCTTCTTCCCCGCCCAAACAAACTTCGCCACCTTCGCATCTGTCCAAATATGCACGTTTTCCGGTGCATCCAGCAAATGTGCAGTTGCACTCGTAGTCTTCCCTTGGCGAGAATAACTACTCGGAAAGATGCCCACTCCGACCGGATCCCCCGAGTTCAAGTCCAGATTTACCTTCCACCCCTCTTTTACCAGCGCCTCTATCTGTGGCTCTGCACCGCCCTCCAACTCTTTTGGCAACCCTACTTCCACATTCCCAGCCGTGCCATGCGGGTTGGTGCTCGGATCAGCGAGATGCTTGTACCCCTTTGAGCCCTCAAAATCGTAATTCTCAATTTTGCCAAACGATTTATGCACAGTTTCCCAGCTCCATTCTCCCTCTTCATCTCCAACAAATTCAGCCCACCGATTGTAGTCTTCACTACTTCCATACAGGTACACAGCGAAGTTCAGTATCGAACTCCCGCCAAGTCCTTTGCCTCGTGTATACGGTATCTGCCGTCCGTTGAGTCCGGGCTCCGGCTCGGAGACGTATCCGTGGTCAAGATCTGGACGCATAGCTTGCGCATGGTATCTGTGGAAAGGAGCGCTCAGGTAGGCGCCCGAAGGCTTAGATCCAGCTTCGAGGAGGAGCACAGAGGGCTTCTTTGCAGAGTGCGAGAGCCGATGTGCGAGGAGACAACCTGCCGTTCCGGCTACAAAGTACTATGTTAGTCGTGAGGTGGAACAAGGGGTCACATAGAGAGTCTGACCACCGACGATGATAAAGTCATAGGATTGTTGTGCCATTGTTTTTCCAACTGATAAACAAATCTCGTCATTCGAAAAAGAAAGAGAACGCTGAATACGAAGTGCCAGTCTTTTATAACTTTCCCTGCTCCGCCTCCGGCCATTGCTAAGACGGGTGCACCACCAGGCTGAGTAAACTACATTAGTATGCATGTACGCCTCTTCCCCTTTTGGTCACTTCCCTCTTCCGATTGCGACGCCCCTTCCGCCCAACCCCACTACACCTTACGTTCCGCTGCAACCTGAGAACTTTCAAAGGCCTAATACTCATGCATATTGTGTAACCGAATCAAGGCAATGAGGAGTGTACCAGCTGAGCTTTTCGAGTGTTGGCACAGTAAGATGGGCTAATGGTGGGGGTGAGTCAGCAGTACCTAATATGCCGGTTCAGGTTCCCCACATGACGCTAGTAGGTTTGTTGGGGTAGTGTGGTAGCTACTTCCCGAGGTCATTCCCGATGCCTGT from Pyrenophora tritici-repentis strain M4 chromosome 1, whole genome shotgun sequence encodes the following:
- a CDS encoding BetA, Choline dehydrogenase and related flavoprotein — translated: MAQQSYDFIIVGAGTAGCLLAHRLSHSAKKPSVLLLEAGSKPSGAYLSAPFHRYHAQAMRPDLDHGYVSEPEPGLNGRQIPYTRGKGLGGSSILNFAVYLYGSSEDYNRWAEFVGDEEGEWSWETVHKSFGKIENYDFEGSKGYKHLADPSTNPHGTAGNVEVGLPKELEGGAEPQIEALVKEGWKVNLDLNSGDPVGVGIFPSSYSRQGKTTSATAHLLDAPENVHIWTDAKVAKFVWAGKKVVGIVTEDGRNATAKKEVIICGGAIDTPKLLLLNGIGPADELSPLGIDVKVNLPGVGKGLHDHVLTFMSVEVGGSINDRYAFESNEKLMAEAEAAWEKDQTGAFALQNSGLWGGFVKLPGLEKLKEFENLPKDVQEYLTKDKVPTFEFIANSTLWPPGTQLESGNTYLTFIAFLMNPQSTGSITLRSAKAEDKPVIKLNYLTHPYDKRIFREAIRETWTKLTSSRVIAPHVVRTILGPNSMDDADVDAFARENASTVWHAGGTCRMGKDGDEGAVVDKGFRVRGVEGLRVVDMSVAPVTTNNHTQATAYVIAQRASEMLVREYRLDSAEVLARM